The genomic stretch ACGCGTTCCTCGCCAAGTACGTGCAGGGGGCGCAGACGCCGGAGCCCGGGGCCCTGTGCTCCAACGGCACGGGGACGCCGACCGGCTGATGCGCGGCCTCACGGCCCGGCAGGTCCTCCTCGCGACGGCGGGTCTGCTCGTGGCCCTCGTCGCCGGCGTGCTCGTGGGCCGCGCACTGCCCGCCGCCCCGGGCGCGAACTCCGTCGACGTCGGCTTCTCCCGCGACATGGCGACCCACCACGGGCAGGCCGTCTCGATGGCGTACACCGCCCTCGCGAAGGCCCCGTCGTCGCAGGTCCGGCAGCTGGCCGTCGACATCGCCTCGACGCAGGGCAACCAGGCGGGCCGGATGCAGCAGCTGCTCCTGTCCTGGGACCAGCCCCTCTCCTCGGCCGGACGTCCCGTCATGGCGTGGATGGCCGGCACCGACCTGCACGCCCGGCACGAGGTGGAGCAGGCGCAGGGCCGGATCATGCCGGGCATGGCGACGGCGGCCGAGATGGCGCGGTTGAACGCCGAGGACGGTGAGGCGTTCGAGGTCGACTTCCTGCAGCTCATGCTGCGCCACC from Kineococcus endophyticus encodes the following:
- a CDS encoding DUF305 domain-containing protein; translated protein: MLQRHGDADRLMRGLTARQVLLATAGLLVALVAGVLVGRALPAAPGANSVDVGFSRDMATHHGQAVSMAYTALAKAPSSQVRQLAVDIASTQGNQAGRMQQLLLSWDQPLSSAGRPVMAWMAGTDLHARHEVEQAQGRIMPGMATAAEMARLNAEDGEAFEVDFLQLMLRHHAGGIEMAQYGAEHATTAEVRDLAAAIVASQEAESQLLTTYLTERGAAPLPAS